The Capsicum annuum cultivar UCD-10X-F1 chromosome 3, UCD10Xv1.1, whole genome shotgun sequence genomic sequence ACAAATTAATCCCATGACATTAttagtatcttttttttttaaaaaaaaaaaaagtttaatccCATACATTAACTTTTTCCAAAATATCACATTACACATAAGTTTGGTCACCTAATATCTTTCAATCTTAAAGTTTCtataaataggagaaaaatataGGAATTTTAATCAAACACATTCTAGAGTTCAGTGATATCCAAAATGACTTTCAAAACAAATGTTTCTTTTATAACACTTTGTTTGTTGGGTCTTCAGAGGTTGGTGCTAGGGACATGCCTTCTGGTTCACTAATTCCATCACTCAAATGTAAGTAATTTTCAACCCTATTTTTGTTTCTACGAACCTTCAGTAGTGGCGTTGTCAAAAAAATTTCACTGACGAGATcagtcaaaatataaaaaaataataacaaatgatGATCAAGGGTAAATTTTGACCTTTCCGCCAAGATAGTTCATATAGTAAATGGGTACGTAAATTCCGaccttcattttttaaaaaaatttcttttaccTTCTAATTAAAAAACGACCAGCAAAAATAAGCTCCCTCCTTTTATATTTACTTCGAGAATTATATGCATATTTCATTTGGGTTAAAATTTATCCATGGCGGATGgttttatcaaaatcaatcatgaacacaaattaaaaataaaaagaataatatacGCATCACTCATTCATGGTTAAATGATGGAGTAAATACctatattaaaaatacatataatgtgTCGATTGTGTGCACAATACAGATACGTATTTGCCATTTCGTTTTCCATTGTTATCTAATAAGGGcacacacataaaaaataattttagtcatgcaCAAATAGTAAAATTTTCATAGAAGGAGGTTTTGGATGTGTAGGGctgtgcaaaaaccgaaccgaccgataaaaatgttattggattattggtattgggttatcgggcggtaattaagatttcatttttttttaatgttagttgttactatttttattttataagttttttcgtattggttaaaccgaaaatcgaaccgttaaggaccaaaaaccgataaatcgaaaccgataagaaaatattttattggttggttattggttttacatatttaaaaaccgataaaccgaactaATAATACGTAAAACTGAACCGAAccaaccgatgcacacccctatatatgtgtgtgcaaaatattttttgacatatatactcatatacatgatataatttttcgacgaaaaGTCTTTGATTGATAATCCTAAACTAAATGTGGCTACGCCACTGACTACTACTTGTATATTTGGGTGCAGCAAATGAAGCTGAAGGTACAATCGGGTCGTTGGATGGCCCAATTAAGCCCCAAGCTTTGCCTGCCGTCGAATGGCCGTTCCTAACTTATTGCATGGAGTGCAAATGTTGTTTGCCGAATCTTCACCATATTCCTCCTAATTAACATCAGTTTGGTGCATTAAGCACTTGCTGTACGtgaaatttcaaaaagaattaaattacaaaaatctaTATTATATATAATCTTACTTTGCAATTCTGAAAATGATTACTTCCTTGAAACTAGTGTACTAATACTAATATTAACATTATGACATTAGAATGAAGGCACTTCGCTTTCCACTAATCTCATAATAAAATATAGTACTGAGTtgttagaaatataaaaataaaattgcaaaaGTTTCTGTGTTTACTCAACTCTTAAAACAGTTTTTATATGTGAATGTTAGTGGATGGAATAttaagttacaaaaaaaaaattaagtattgTTTTATTTACCCTCAAACATTTACGTAATCCATACCTTTATTACCATTAGTAAATCATTTTATATTTACGCTCCTAATTTAAAGTATAATAGatgataatttaaatttaaaccatatagagCTATAGAGCTATTGAGGCAGCTTGCCTAGCGTGCAAGTGTTGTGATTAGTATTataataacatataatacttcgtCAAATAATGTAAGGTTGCATGGTTGTACCAGTGGTGATAAAATCGTGATTtggaattaaaaaagaaaaaaaaaacacttactAAGAGAGTTTTTCTatatactaataaataaactaatgtatgtatgtgtgtaagctgcatgtttaaataaattaaaggaaaatttgaatatatatggTTTAAATTCTCTATACTCACTTTGAACTTCTGAATTTTATCCAATAAAACAACGAAGAAttgttagaaaaatatttgtagtAAAACATTTATATATCCGTATGATAATAAAGTTAAGAAATTAACCTTTTTTCACATTATTATGTGTGTCAAAAATAATACTTATGTAAAAAGAGAATTGACGAACAAAAACACAACCTCAATTATggacatgaaaaagaaaaatcaattttacTTTCTTATATTAATTAAAACATAGCCTGTCAACCCTCTCTTCCACATATGTAACAACAGGTCTAAATGGACTTTTCTGGTATAAGGATGTAATAAACAAGACATTTGACGCAAGGATAGAgatcatataataacatatacAAGTTGAAAATTGACCATTAAAGCTGAAAATTGATTActctcttttaaaataaaatatctttccAGAATATAATTAACGAGTTTTCttgcataataatgtaataatgaTTTCATGTACGTGAGGATTTGACACACATATTAGAGCATCGATCTATATATCTCCTTGACAAATAATTTGATTTTGCATACATGACATCTAAAAGCACATACAGAAAAAGTATCGACCTATCTCTCCCTCAAACAACAGTCCTTATTAACACGAGGTAGCTAACCCTAGCCTTCATAGCACTCATTGCATTCAATGAGAGGTCGACATTAAAAGGTTCATGACAGAGGTACCTACAACCATCAATGGACATGACAGATGAAGCAATGCAAAGTGTAACATGTTGAAAATCGAATCTAACAACCATAAAGCTATGCGCATATATACATAGCATCAAATAACATGTTAAATGATGATTGCATGTTTACTTATTATGATCGTAACAAATAGAAATGGGTTGGACTAAGTACTTAATGAAAGAAGCTAGCTAATATAAGGTTCATTCGATTGATGGTTAAGAGTTGATGGCCTCTTGCCGCTCAAGTCATTTCCTGCAATCTAATATCAAAAAATTGATAGAGAAATGAAAGTTAATTGTAAGCCCATAGTTAATTTTGTCCTCTTAAAGAATTTAATCCCCTCACAATTGTTTAAGGTTTAGATTTATTTCTCCCAAGATAATATAGGACACTATTTTGCAATACCGACaatgaaaattacaaaacttGAGGGAACTCAACAAACAAAGTAAATCACGCACTTTGGTTTCCTTTGAAAGTAGAGAGTTTTTAACTTAGTAAAGTAATATGTTTTGTATCATTCATCTGAGGAAAAAGACAAATATTTATAGCCCaaattccaaaaagaaaaagacaaatattTATAGCCCAAAAGGTTATGAGAAAAGTCAAGTTTTCCTCCAATATGGAGGAACCAAGCGAATGACAACAATAATAGCACGAGGCTTGTCTTCTTCTCGCATCATTATTCATGTGAAGGAacatttctatatttatttatacataaaaattcctttctcccaccaatgtgggagaatacTTCTTCCATAATATGAAAATTCATTGTCAATTTTCCTCTATTTCCCATTCGTATTTTATCAACCAAACTCAACAGCTCAATCATGAGATCGTCACATGGGCCTTGCCTCATGTAGTTTACATCTCATGTGTGATTTATAAGCCATTACATAATAAATAGTTTACGATAAAATGTTCGTCACCCATAGAAGAGAGATTGTGGTTTCCATGAGGGTTTAAAAAAAGGTTGACGTCTATCATCATATCCCAACCTTACATGATATTGAAAATTGACATTGCAACTACGTTATGGAAAATCAACTGGTAATTTTTATTGCTTAATCAAGTcatttaagatttattttttagttgttgttgCAATTAGTGATTATTTTGTGACACTATACCATTATTTCTTTAGACATATGTCTAAGCATAAGAGAGAGTTGTTCAAATAATATACGCActctatctttaattttgagattgTGATATCCAATTCAAATGTTCAAGAGAACAAAAAGGACGAAAGCTCCTACAGAATTaggaataattttattttatttttgaaaaaaggacAATATATCTTAGCAATATGTCTAAGGGTAAAAACATCATTTATCTTTATATATATCTTTGCAGCATATGTGTGTATCGATGTACATACCACACCTATCGAGGCATCACAAAAAGGTCGAATATAATAATATGTATTACCTATACCAACTCGATCACGTTATAAATCGTTCATGTTACGAGTATTGaaattatatctttttttaagAGACATAGGTTGGAGATTTATTTGTTTTAACAAGATTACCTTTTTCCACTTAGTAAGCATCTccttaattcattaaaattgaCGATATCTAGCATGATTTTATAGAATTTCAAACTTATTTACATATAAAATTCGAGAAAATTACCACATTAGTTTGATctacaaaactttttttttctactcctattagtaaaattatttttttgatttttaaaaatatgttttttcttgGAGAAAATATGTTCAAACAagcatgcaaaaaaaaaaaaaaattaaaacattttccttcatacgtAACACCCCCTTAAatcttaatatataaaataatttgagaaaaCACATTTGCTCTTATCTAAAAAACGAGCCCCATTTGTTTTATCAATTTTGTGCTATGACCTAACCACATTAATGTTACCAAACTTTACCTCTCTCACCACTTTAAATTAAAGTAAATCAGCCATGCCGCTATGGCTTCAGCCTAAACCTTTAAATTCATTGtgatttatttggattaaatCTTGATGAAAGAATATATTAATGAGAAGTTAATTCGATAAGAGATAGAGGTTAGGCTCAACAagctaattaaataaaattaagattGTTTTATCACTAAACTTAATCGTTAAACCAAATTAATTAATCTCTGACGTAAAATGATTTTTCCATGCTATTTAAGTCCAATATCAAAACACCCTTATGTTATTTAACCATGATTAATcaacatgtattttacttaatttaattacataacaCTAGTTTGGTGTATACACCGGGTGTGTGTAAGTTTTTACCGTTAAGGAGCATATATATAATACATCACCAAATTAATCccataacattatttattttgttttaatcaAAGTCTATCCCACAACATTAACTTTTTCCAAAAAAGGAAATCTTAAACTTTCCCAAACGATCACATTACACATAAGTTTGGTCACCTAAAATCTTTCAATCTTAAAGTTTCtataaataggagaaaaatataGGAATTTTAATCAAACGTCATTCAAACACATTCTAGAGTTCAGTGATATCAAAATGAGTTTCAAAACAAATGTTTTTTTGTTAACACTTTGTTTGTTGGTGCTTCTGACGATGATGTCTTCAGAGGTTGTTGCTAGGGACATGCCTTCTGGTTCACTAATTCCATCACTTAAATGTAAGTAATTTTCTACCTTATTTTTTCTTCTACGGACCTTCAGTAGTGGCATACTGGCGTAgtcaaaaaaaattcattgatgagagtcaaaataaaacaaaataataacaaatgatggagttaaaaaaaaaaaatcttttatctTCTAAATAAAAACGACCAGCAAAAATAAGCTCTGTCCTTTTATATCTACTTCAAGAATTATATGCATATTTCATTTGGGTTAAAATTTATCCATGGCGGATGGTTTTATCAAATCAGtgaatacaaattaaaaataaaaagaataatatatgCATCACTCATTCATGGTTAAATGATGGAGTAACTACCTATATTACAAATACATGTAATGTCTCAATTGTGTGCACAGTACAGATACGTATTTGCCATTTCATTTTCCActattatctatatatatatatatgaaataattttagTAATGCACAAATAGTACAATTTTCATCGAAGGAGGTTTGGATGAACCCCCTACCAAAGGATGGGTGTATATATGTGTGGGTGGGTAAAATGTTTTTTTACatatacatgatataattttttaatgaaaagtgtTCGCTTGACCATCCTAAACTAAATATGGCTACGCCACTGACTACTACTTGTATACTTGGGTGCAGCAAATGAAGGGGAAGGTACAACCGGGTCGTTGGATGGCCCAATTAAGCCCCAAGTGTTTCCTGCTATCGGATGGCCGATAGCAAAATTTGCCGGAGAAGTCGCATTTAGTTATTGCGTGGAGTGCCAATTTAAATGTTGTTTGCCTGTGAAATCTCGAAAAGAATCAGATTACAAAAATCTATATTATATATAATCTTACTTTGCAATTGATGTGGAAAAGACTATTTCCTTGAAACTAGTGTACTAATactaatattaatattatgaCATTAGAATAAAGGAACGTTGCTTTCCACTAATCTCATAATAAAATAGTACTGAGTtattagaaatataaaaataaaattgcaaaaGTTGCAGTGTTTACTCAACTCTTAAAAGAGTTTTTAAATATGAAATTGTGAATGTTGGTGTTAAATATTGTTCTTTTACCTCCATATTTTTGCGTATCCCAATAATCTAAACAACTAAGTGCTAGCTCTCACTTTTAATCTCATAGTTGAATGAACAAAATATTTAAAGGCATGcagtaaatatttattatataaaaaaataatttcatttttaggaTTTCAGTTTAAAACTTCTAATTCGAAATAAAGAATATTTATCTTCGTAAAATAATCTTTAATGATACTCCATAAGCACTAGTATTTCTCATTAATTACTAAGTTATTATGTAAACCTGCATGTACCTTAATGATCACACATTAAAATTCAAATAAGTCCATAGGAAATATTAATGAAATTTCCTTTAGAGGATCCAAAGTAATTATTT encodes the following:
- the LOC107866531 gene encoding uncharacterized protein LOC107866531 isoform X3, encoding MSFKTNVFLLTLCLLVLLTMMSSEVVARDMPSGSLIPSLKSNEGEGTTGSLDGPIKPQVFPAIGWPIAKFAGEVAFSYCVECQFKCCLPVKSRKESDYKNLYYI